A single Cellulomonas sp. SLBN-39 DNA region contains:
- a CDS encoding phosphoribosylaminoimidazolesuccinocarboxamide synthase: MTDTTPALPGWRHVYSGKVRDLYEPDATAAGAALRERHGDVVLVVATDRVSAYDHVLSPGIPGKGVVLTQLSLWWFAQLADLVPNHVVSTDVPEAVAGRAMVCRRLEMYPVECVARGYLTGSGLVEYRASGQVTGIPLPAGLEDGSRLTEPVFTPATKAAVGEHDENVPFAVVAEQLGEDAATTLRDLTLAVYARAEAVARGRGVILADTKLEFGVDPTTGAVTLGDEVLTPDSSRFWPADAWQPGRAQPSFDKQFVRDWLTSSASGWDRTSDAPPPSLPADVVERTRARYLEAYERLTGDALTV; the protein is encoded by the coding sequence GTGACCGACACGACCCCTGCCCTGCCCGGCTGGCGCCACGTCTACTCCGGCAAGGTGCGCGACCTGTACGAGCCCGACGCCACCGCCGCGGGCGCGGCGCTGCGCGAGCGGCACGGGGACGTCGTCCTCGTCGTCGCCACCGACCGGGTGTCCGCCTACGACCACGTGCTGTCCCCGGGGATCCCCGGCAAGGGCGTCGTCCTGACGCAGCTGAGCCTGTGGTGGTTCGCGCAGCTCGCGGACCTGGTGCCGAACCACGTGGTCAGCACCGACGTGCCCGAGGCGGTCGCGGGGCGTGCCATGGTGTGCCGGCGCCTGGAGATGTACCCCGTCGAGTGCGTCGCCCGCGGCTACCTCACCGGCTCCGGGCTGGTCGAGTACCGCGCGTCCGGGCAGGTCACCGGCATCCCGCTGCCCGCCGGGCTGGAGGACGGCTCGCGCCTGACCGAGCCGGTGTTCACGCCCGCGACCAAGGCCGCGGTCGGGGAGCACGACGAGAACGTGCCGTTCGCGGTGGTCGCCGAGCAGCTCGGCGAGGACGCCGCGACGACGCTGCGCGACCTCACGCTCGCGGTGTACGCGCGCGCCGAGGCGGTCGCCCGCGGGCGCGGCGTGATCCTCGCCGACACCAAGCTGGAGTTCGGCGTCGACCCGACCACGGGTGCGGTCACGCTCGGCGACGAGGTCCTCACGCCCGACTCCTCGCGGTTCTGGCCCGCGGATGCGTGGCAGCCGGGCCGCGCGCAGCCGAGCTTCGACAAGCAGTTCGTGCGGGACTGGCTGACGTCGTCCGCGTCGGGCTGGGACCGCACGTCCGACGCGCCCCCGCCGTCACTGCCGGCCGACGTGGTCGAGCGCACCCGAGCCCGCTACCTCGAGGCCTACGAGCGCCTGACGGGCGATGCGCTGACCGTCTGA
- a CDS encoding DNA/RNA non-specific endonuclease, producing the protein MSDGHDPSFLGPTVPLPVAPGPVRTLTSTHFTVLLHPVRRLAAATVVDVDGTTLRDVPRSDDWFLDPRVPAHEQAGPELYARNDLDRGHLVRRRDPVWGEPGVAAQAERETFAYPNAAPQASGFNQGAALWLGLEDHVLEHARAQRLRLVVLTGPVLAGDDPVYRGVGIPRLYWKVVAWAVDAGRALAATAFVLDQSPQLDDDALAVALVAAAAADAPPPLGPFRTFQVPLDDVADLTGLDLGPLPAADLLPAVTAQSAPGWTLLARPEDVRLHRT; encoded by the coding sequence GTGAGCGATGGCCACGACCCGTCCTTCCTCGGCCCGACGGTCCCGCTGCCCGTCGCGCCCGGCCCCGTCCGCACGCTGACGTCGACGCACTTCACCGTGCTGCTGCACCCCGTGCGCCGGCTCGCGGCCGCCACGGTCGTCGACGTCGACGGGACGACCCTGCGCGACGTCCCCCGGTCCGACGACTGGTTCCTCGACCCCCGCGTCCCCGCGCACGAGCAGGCCGGTCCCGAGCTGTACGCGCGCAACGACCTCGACCGCGGCCACCTCGTGCGCCGCCGCGACCCCGTGTGGGGCGAGCCGGGAGTCGCCGCCCAGGCCGAGCGCGAGACGTTCGCGTACCCGAACGCGGCCCCGCAGGCGTCCGGGTTCAACCAGGGCGCCGCCCTGTGGCTCGGGCTGGAGGACCACGTGCTCGAGCACGCGCGCGCCCAGCGCCTGCGGCTGGTCGTGCTCACCGGGCCCGTGCTCGCCGGCGACGACCCCGTCTACCGGGGCGTGGGCATCCCGCGGCTGTACTGGAAGGTCGTCGCGTGGGCCGTCGACGCCGGCCGGGCGCTCGCCGCCACCGCGTTCGTGCTCGACCAGTCCCCGCAGCTCGACGACGACGCGCTGGCCGTCGCGCTGGTGGCGGCCGCCGCGGCCGACGCTCCCCCACCCCTCGGACCGTTCCGCACCTTCCAGGTCCCGCTCGACGACGTCGCCGACCTGACTGGCCTCGACCTCGGTCCGCTGCCCGCCGCCGACCTCCTGCCGGCCGTCACGGCGCAGAGCGCACCGGGCTGGACGCTCCTCGCCCGCCCCGAGGACGTCCGGCTGCACCGCACCTGA
- a CDS encoding fibronectin type III domain-containing protein, with amino-acid sequence MPVAPQHRSAPPSGTSTARRWTGAAATVVLALLAVLVPTAAQAATPGGSSRATAVPLPVADLDSSFEASNAGVTSGPGTDGQTWYNVTWYSWTPAEDVRVFIRATSTDPVGWDNTLEVWSGGSQLGQNDDFYGLDASLTVNLQGGTTYQIGLGGYRSSSKGTVEMRFATRVPSPPLDVQATRGSGSATVSWSTPADVAGGVTQYRVLCTPDGGSQTTCATLNGTPPSTSTVVNGLQNGTAYTFHVVAANVIGDSDPSVPVTDVVPQGPSTTTLSLDPAAPVSGEPFDVRVEVASAGAPVAGTVDVTVGSTSYDDLPLVGGTAVVEDVTRLAGDVRVEASFGGTVAVTASSASLDVTVAKRPQTVTVEALPDDLVYAGEPVQLAGTSSAGLPLTFVAAGSCSVRGTLLDLVDVGTCTVTASQAGDAQTLPGEATTTAEVGRRSQQVTFGELPALVYGQASVAVSASSSVGLPVVLTGSGACTVTGGRLVVTDVGTCTVTATQDGDVRTTQASAVVRVGEVARRAQTVTIASFPAPTLGQPTPDVVARSQYDLPVTLEAAGACVIEDGALVAISAGECTVTATSVGDRLTLPASASVTVQVSGPPGDVDATLDGTLGERAAGAEVSARGVGLLPGSILTLTVYSTPRVIGTAVVGADGTAVVSGALPPGLETGAHRLVATGTAFDGTPAEFVLTFTLAADGSFVQIADTRLPRPASGTPLAETGVGDALAPTFALGGAWVLLGVALLLVARRRGARAAR; translated from the coding sequence ATGCCCGTAGCCCCGCAGCACCGCTCGGCCCCGCCGTCCGGCACCTCGACCGCCCGCCGGTGGACAGGTGCAGCGGCGACCGTCGTCCTCGCGCTGCTGGCGGTGCTCGTGCCGACCGCGGCCCAGGCGGCGACGCCCGGCGGGTCGAGCCGCGCGACCGCCGTCCCCCTCCCGGTGGCCGACCTCGACTCCTCGTTCGAGGCCAGCAACGCCGGGGTGACGTCCGGTCCCGGCACGGACGGCCAGACCTGGTACAACGTCACCTGGTACTCCTGGACGCCCGCCGAGGACGTCCGTGTCTTCATCCGCGCGACGTCGACCGACCCGGTCGGGTGGGACAACACGCTCGAGGTGTGGTCCGGCGGGAGCCAGCTGGGGCAGAACGACGACTTCTACGGCCTCGACGCCTCGCTGACCGTGAACCTGCAGGGCGGCACGACGTACCAGATCGGCCTCGGCGGGTACCGCAGCAGCTCCAAGGGCACCGTCGAGATGCGGTTCGCCACGCGCGTGCCCTCCCCCCCGCTGGACGTGCAGGCCACGCGGGGCAGCGGGTCCGCGACCGTCTCGTGGTCGACGCCCGCCGACGTCGCAGGTGGCGTCACGCAGTACCGGGTGCTGTGCACGCCGGACGGCGGGTCGCAGACCACGTGCGCGACGCTGAACGGCACGCCGCCGTCGACGTCGACCGTCGTGAACGGCCTGCAGAACGGCACGGCCTACACGTTCCACGTGGTCGCGGCCAACGTCATCGGCGACTCCGACCCGTCCGTGCCGGTCACCGACGTCGTCCCGCAGGGGCCGTCGACGACCACGCTCTCGCTCGACCCGGCGGCTCCCGTGAGCGGCGAGCCGTTCGACGTGCGCGTCGAGGTGGCGTCGGCCGGTGCGCCCGTCGCGGGGACCGTCGACGTCACGGTGGGCTCCACCTCCTACGACGACCTCCCGCTCGTCGGGGGCACCGCCGTCGTCGAGGACGTCACCCGCCTCGCGGGGGACGTCCGTGTCGAGGCCTCCTTCGGCGGCACCGTCGCCGTCACCGCCTCGTCCGCGTCCCTCGACGTGACCGTCGCCAAGCGCCCGCAGACGGTGACGGTGGAGGCCCTGCCCGACGACCTGGTGTACGCGGGCGAGCCCGTGCAGCTCGCGGGGACCAGCTCGGCCGGTCTCCCGCTGACCTTCGTCGCCGCGGGCTCGTGCTCCGTGCGGGGCACGCTGCTCGACCTCGTCGACGTCGGCACGTGCACCGTCACCGCCTCCCAGGCCGGCGACGCGCAGACGCTCCCGGGCGAGGCGACCACGACGGCCGAGGTCGGCCGCAGGTCCCAGCAGGTGACGTTCGGCGAGCTCCCGGCCCTGGTCTACGGCCAGGCGTCGGTCGCCGTCAGCGCGTCGTCGAGCGTGGGCCTGCCCGTGGTCCTGACCGGCTCCGGGGCGTGCACCGTGACCGGTGGGCGACTCGTCGTCACCGACGTGGGCACCTGCACCGTCACCGCGACGCAGGACGGCGACGTGCGCACGACGCAGGCATCCGCCGTGGTGCGCGTCGGGGAGGTCGCCCGTCGTGCGCAGACGGTCACGATCGCGTCCTTCCCGGCGCCGACGCTCGGCCAGCCCACGCCCGACGTCGTCGCCCGGTCGCAGTACGACCTGCCCGTCACGCTCGAGGCCGCGGGTGCGTGCGTCATCGAGGACGGCGCGCTCGTCGCGATCAGCGCCGGGGAGTGCACCGTCACCGCCACGTCCGTCGGCGACCGGCTCACGCTGCCCGCCAGCGCGTCCGTCACCGTCCAGGTGTCCGGCCCGCCCGGGGACGTCGACGCGACGCTCGACGGGACGCTCGGCGAGCGCGCCGCGGGTGCGGAGGTCTCGGCCCGGGGCGTCGGGCTGCTGCCCGGCAGCATCCTCACCCTGACGGTGTACTCGACGCCGCGGGTCATCGGCACCGCCGTGGTCGGCGCGGACGGCACGGCCGTCGTGAGCGGCGCCCTGCCCCCGGGCCTGGAGACCGGTGCGCACCGCCTGGTGGCGACCGGCACGGCGTTCGACGGCACCCCGGCGGAGTTCGTCCTGACGTTCACGCTCGCCGCGGACGGGTCGTTCGTGCAGATCGCGGACACGCGCCTGCCCCGGCCGGCCTCGGGCACGCCGCTGGCCGAGACGGGCGTGGGCGACGCGCTCGCCCCGACGTTCGCGCTCGGCGGCGCGTGGGTGCTGCTGGGGGTGGCGCTGCTGCTCGTGGCCCGTCGGCGCGGGGCCCGCGCGGCCCGCTGA
- the purS gene encoding phosphoribosylformylglycinamidine synthase subunit PurS, with protein sequence MGRVVVDVMPKPEILDPQGKAVAGALPRLGFAQFTSVRQGKRFELEVDGPVTPEVLAAAAAAAEQVLSNPVIEDVVRVADLEADAAATVVSQGLA encoded by the coding sequence GTGGGACGAGTCGTCGTCGACGTCATGCCGAAGCCCGAGATCCTCGACCCGCAGGGCAAGGCCGTCGCCGGTGCGCTGCCGCGGCTGGGCTTCGCGCAGTTCACGTCCGTGCGCCAGGGCAAGCGGTTCGAGCTCGAGGTCGACGGGCCGGTGACGCCCGAGGTGCTCGCCGCCGCCGCGGCCGCCGCCGAGCAGGTGCTGTCGAACCCCGTCATCGAGGACGTCGTGCGCGTCGCGGACCTCGAGGCGGACGCCGCCGCGACCGTCGTCAGCCAGGGCCTGGCCTGA
- the purQ gene encoding phosphoribosylformylglycinamidine synthase subunit PurQ: MTRVGVVTFPGTLDDRDAARAVRLAGAEPVALWHADADLHGVDAVVLPGGFSYGDYLRAGAISRFAPVMGEIVDAAGRGLPVLGICNGFQVLTEAHLLPGSMIKNDHLHFVCREQVLSVENVDTAWTRDFTAGERITIPLKNQDGQYVADERTLDELEGEGRVVFRYQGVNPNGSRRDIAGIANAAGNVVGLMPHPEHAVEPGFGPDGPAGPRSGTDGLRFFTSVLHALVG; encoded by the coding sequence ATGACCCGCGTCGGCGTCGTCACGTTCCCCGGCACGCTCGACGACCGGGACGCCGCACGCGCGGTCCGCCTGGCCGGTGCCGAGCCCGTCGCGCTGTGGCACGCGGACGCCGACCTGCACGGGGTCGACGCGGTCGTGCTGCCCGGCGGGTTCTCCTACGGCGACTACCTGCGCGCCGGGGCGATCAGCCGGTTCGCGCCCGTCATGGGCGAGATCGTCGACGCCGCCGGTCGCGGCCTGCCGGTGCTGGGCATCTGCAACGGCTTCCAGGTGCTCACCGAGGCGCACCTGCTGCCCGGGTCGATGATCAAGAACGACCACCTGCACTTCGTGTGCCGCGAGCAGGTCCTCTCGGTCGAGAACGTCGACACCGCCTGGACCCGCGACTTCACGGCGGGCGAGCGCATCACGATCCCGCTGAAGAACCAGGACGGGCAGTACGTCGCCGACGAGCGGACCCTCGACGAGCTCGAGGGCGAGGGCCGGGTCGTGTTCCGCTACCAGGGCGTGAATCCCAACGGCTCGCGCCGCGACATCGCCGGCATCGCGAACGCCGCGGGCAACGTCGTCGGCCTCATGCCGCACCCCGAGCACGCCGTCGAGCCGGGCTTCGGCCCCGACGGGCCCGCGGGACCGCGCAGCGGCACCGACGGGCTGCGCTTCTTCACCTCCGTCCTGCACGCGCTGGTCGGCTGA
- a CDS encoding GNAT family N-acetyltransferase, protein MSTATSAPGTAPRLVHVAWDGPDAAVLRAAQQAELRERYGEDDIGHAMGADTVVVMVLLRDGDHALACGALRDATVDLGAGVAEIKRMYVRPSARGRGLSRTILAELERIAAERGFTRLVLETGILQPEAIGLYLSAGFLPVDNYAEYAGVVDSRCFGKDVTPAPVVRGVPGPAPVVTLVAADDPDAVALRRALLAEVAADDPADALAGADAAALDAAARATDLGATFVARVDGRAVGCVGVRRADAPWPREWAEVRRLHVTPDARRTGVASHLLRAAEDAARADGATHLLVDTRVRLAPAVALVTRAGYRPVRPAGDWAAHPTTLWFARAL, encoded by the coding sequence GTGAGCACCGCGACGTCGGCACCGGGGACCGCTCCGCGGCTCGTCCACGTCGCGTGGGACGGCCCCGACGCCGCGGTGCTCCGGGCCGCCCAGCAGGCCGAGCTGCGCGAGCGGTACGGCGAGGACGACATCGGCCACGCCATGGGCGCCGACACCGTCGTCGTCATGGTCCTGCTGCGCGACGGCGACCACGCCCTCGCCTGCGGCGCCCTGCGCGACGCGACCGTGGACCTGGGCGCCGGCGTCGCGGAGATCAAGCGCATGTACGTGCGCCCCTCGGCGCGCGGGCGAGGGCTGTCGCGCACGATCCTCGCCGAGCTCGAGCGCATCGCCGCCGAGCGCGGCTTCACGCGCCTGGTGCTCGAGACCGGGATCCTGCAGCCCGAGGCCATCGGCCTGTACCTGTCCGCGGGTTTCCTGCCCGTCGACAACTACGCCGAGTACGCGGGCGTCGTCGACTCGCGCTGCTTCGGCAAGGACGTGACGCCGGCACCGGTGGTGCGGGGCGTGCCGGGGCCCGCGCCGGTCGTCACCCTCGTCGCGGCCGACGACCCGGACGCGGTCGCGCTGCGCCGGGCGCTGCTCGCCGAGGTCGCCGCCGACGACCCCGCGGACGCCCTCGCCGGGGCGGACGCCGCCGCCCTCGACGCCGCGGCCCGCGCCACCGACCTCGGGGCCACGTTCGTCGCCCGCGTCGACGGCCGCGCGGTCGGCTGCGTCGGGGTGCGCCGCGCGGACGCGCCCTGGCCCCGGGAGTGGGCCGAGGTCCGGCGTCTGCACGTCACCCCCGACGCCCGCCGCACCGGCGTCGCCTCCCACCTGCTGCGCGCCGCCGAGGACGCCGCCCGCGCGGACGGCGCCACCCACCTCCTCGTCGACACCCGCGTGCGCCTCGCACCGGCCGTCGCCCTGGTCACCCGCGCCGGGTACCGCCCCGTCCGCCCCGCTGGCGACTGGGCCGCCCACCCCACGACCCTCTGGTTCGCCCGAGCCCTGTGA
- a CDS encoding LLM class flavin-dependent oxidoreductase, whose translation MATSTLTPPRTRASALGRTVPPHHLRSGAPTVEIVGRTSPRPGAVEHVLDTATPDDAALALAAARADVVRLVPSAALPTPGHVRALVRRVEQEVAALGRPRADVRVVLEVETVVAADAADARRRRSHLAYAEAFAGLTWSPSASWVVAPLDAVLDTATDLARRSGVDAVALSLVGASAAHAPTLVAAVA comes from the coding sequence GTGGCCACGTCCACCCTCACGCCTCCCCGCACCCGCGCGTCCGCCCTCGGACGGACCGTGCCCCCGCACCACCTGCGGTCCGGCGCACCGACCGTCGAGATCGTCGGCCGGACCAGCCCTCGCCCCGGTGCCGTGGAGCACGTGCTCGACACCGCGACGCCCGACGACGCGGCTCTCGCCCTCGCGGCCGCCCGCGCCGACGTCGTCCGGCTCGTCCCGTCCGCCGCCCTGCCCACGCCCGGGCACGTGCGAGCGCTCGTCCGCCGGGTCGAGCAGGAGGTCGCCGCGCTGGGTCGCCCCCGCGCGGACGTGCGGGTGGTCCTCGAGGTCGAGACCGTCGTCGCCGCCGACGCCGCGGACGCCCGCCGCCGCCGCAGCCACCTGGCGTACGCGGAGGCGTTCGCCGGGCTCACGTGGTCGCCCTCGGCGTCCTGGGTGGTCGCACCGCTCGACGCCGTCCTCGACACGGCCACCGACCTCGCGCGCCGCTCGGGCGTCGACGCGGTCGCCCTCAGCCTGGTGGGTGCGTCCGCCGCCCACGCCCCGACGCTCGTGGCTGCGGTCGCCTGA
- a CDS encoding O-succinylhomoserine sulfhydrylase, translated as MTGPRVPGPGDWDARRVDRDALRPDTLAVRGGLVRSEFAEMSEAVFLTQGYTYGSAADAEAGFAGEVDRFLYSRYGNPTVTTFEERLRLLEGAEACYATASGMSAVFTALAALVRSGSRVVASRALFGSSLVIFDEILAGWGVRTDYVDGHVPEQWEAALAAPADVVFFETPSNPVQDLVDIAEVSRLAHAAGATVVVDNVFATPVFSRPLDHGADVVVYSATKHIDGQGRVLGGAILGSAGYVRGPVQTLIRNTGPSLSPFNAWVLLKGLETLSVRVRHQAAGALELAGWLEQQPGVARVRYPYLPSHPQHALALRQQSGGGTVVTFDLAVPADAPADVAKKATFGVLDALRVVDISNNLGDAKSIVTHPATTTHRKLGPAGRAAVGIAESTVRLSVGLEDVEDLRDDLARALATLPV; from the coding sequence GTGACCGGCCCCCGCGTCCCCGGGCCCGGCGACTGGGACGCCCGCCGCGTCGACCGCGACGCCCTGCGGCCCGACACGCTCGCCGTGCGCGGCGGGCTCGTGCGCAGCGAGTTCGCCGAGATGTCCGAGGCCGTCTTCCTCACCCAGGGCTACACGTACGGGTCCGCGGCCGACGCGGAGGCCGGTTTCGCCGGCGAGGTCGACCGGTTCCTGTACTCGAGGTACGGCAACCCGACCGTCACCACGTTCGAGGAGCGGCTGCGCCTGCTCGAGGGCGCGGAGGCCTGCTACGCCACGGCGAGCGGCATGTCGGCGGTGTTCACCGCGCTCGCCGCGCTCGTGCGCTCGGGGTCGCGCGTCGTGGCGTCCCGCGCGCTGTTCGGTTCGTCGCTGGTGATCTTCGACGAGATCCTGGCCGGCTGGGGCGTGCGCACCGACTACGTCGACGGGCACGTGCCCGAGCAGTGGGAGGCCGCGCTCGCTGCACCCGCCGACGTGGTGTTCTTCGAGACGCCGTCGAACCCCGTGCAGGACCTCGTCGACATCGCGGAGGTCAGCCGTCTCGCGCACGCCGCCGGCGCGACCGTCGTCGTCGACAACGTCTTCGCGACCCCCGTGTTCTCCCGGCCGCTGGACCACGGCGCCGACGTCGTCGTGTACTCGGCGACCAAGCACATCGACGGCCAGGGCCGCGTGCTCGGCGGGGCGATCCTCGGCAGCGCGGGCTACGTGCGCGGACCGGTGCAGACCTTGATCCGCAACACGGGCCCGTCGCTCTCGCCGTTCAACGCGTGGGTGCTGCTCAAGGGCCTGGAGACGTTGAGCGTGCGGGTGCGTCACCAGGCCGCCGGGGCGCTGGAGCTGGCCGGCTGGCTGGAGCAGCAGCCTGGCGTCGCGCGCGTGCGGTACCCGTACCTGCCCTCCCACCCGCAGCACGCGCTGGCGCTGCGGCAGCAGTCCGGCGGCGGCACGGTCGTCACGTTCGACCTGGCCGTGCCCGCGGACGCACCGGCGGACGTGGCGAAGAAGGCGACGTTCGGGGTGCTCGACGCGCTGCGCGTGGTCGACATCTCCAACAACCTCGGCGACGCGAAGTCGATCGTCACGCACCCCGCGACGACGACGCACCGCAAGCTCGGCCCCGCCGGCCGCGCCGCGGTGGGCATCGCCGAGTCCACGGTCCGCCTGTCGGTGGGCCTGGAGGACGTCGAGGACCTGCGCGACGACCTCGCCCGCGCCCTGGCCACGCTCCCGGTCTGA
- a CDS encoding rhodanese-like domain-containing protein — protein sequence MSVQPRPADGYAGDITATQAWELLRDDASAVLVDVRTDAEWRYVGVPDLRELGRQAQLVEWSQYPTGQLNPRFLDQLRAAGVTEQTPVVFLCRSGQRSIGAAQAATAAGLGPAYNVLEGFEGATGPDGHRGHEGWRADGLPWVQP from the coding sequence ATGAGCGTGCAGCCACGACCCGCCGACGGCTACGCCGGGGACATCACCGCGACGCAGGCCTGGGAGCTGCTGCGCGACGACGCGTCCGCCGTGCTCGTCGACGTCCGCACCGACGCCGAGTGGCGCTACGTCGGTGTGCCCGACCTGCGCGAGCTCGGCCGCCAGGCGCAGCTCGTCGAGTGGTCGCAGTACCCGACCGGGCAGCTCAACCCCCGCTTCCTCGACCAGCTCCGGGCGGCGGGCGTCACCGAGCAGACCCCCGTGGTGTTCCTGTGCCGCTCGGGCCAGCGGTCGATCGGCGCCGCGCAGGCCGCGACGGCCGCCGGGCTCGGCCCGGCCTACAACGTGCTCGAGGGCTTCGAGGGCGCGACCGGCCCCGACGGGCACCGCGGCCACGAGGGCTGGCGCGCCGACGGGCTGCCCTGGGTCCAGCCGTGA
- a CDS encoding aminotransferase class V-fold PLP-dependent enzyme, which translates to MTTITELFACADETTGTAVTARSAAPAPAPGEQALLPVVGAGTRVPLVDGTQRTYANLDCAASAPALEAVAARVAEVLPLYASVHRGAGYLSQVSTALYEASRQAVARFVGAREDDVCVITRNTTDSLNLLAGVVPAGGRVLVLDVEHHANLLPWVQRSGTAQRGTGRVATVLPLEPTVAATLDAIRAELARGPYALLTLTGASNVTGEALPLDEVVAIAHAAGTRVAVDGAQLVPHRGFSLAATDVDYVAFSGHKTYAPYGAGALVGRRDWLDTGTPYLAGGGAVRDVRTDRTVWQPAPARHEAGSPNVVGAIALAQACDTLAALPAGALEAHEQALRARLVDGLAAVDGVEVARVWPDSADPVGVVTFTVAGRNPGLVAAYLAAEHGIGVRDGRFCAHPLLAHLGAEQGAIRASVGVGTTAEHVDRLVAALAALRAHGTQAQYEVVDGCWTVVDDTRPLIEVRGLDHLAATAAAACGPALDD; encoded by the coding sequence ATGACCACCATCACCGAGCTCTTCGCGTGTGCGGACGAGACGACCGGCACCGCCGTCACGGCCCGTTCCGCCGCGCCGGCGCCCGCGCCCGGCGAGCAGGCGCTCCTGCCCGTCGTCGGCGCCGGCACCCGGGTGCCGCTCGTCGACGGCACGCAGCGCACGTACGCGAACCTCGACTGCGCGGCGAGCGCCCCGGCGCTCGAGGCGGTCGCCGCCCGCGTCGCCGAGGTGCTGCCGCTGTACGCGTCGGTGCACCGCGGCGCCGGGTACCTCTCGCAGGTGTCGACCGCGCTCTACGAGGCGTCGCGGCAGGCCGTCGCCCGGTTCGTGGGCGCCCGCGAGGACGACGTCTGCGTCATCACCCGCAACACCACGGACTCGCTCAACCTGCTCGCCGGCGTCGTGCCCGCGGGCGGGCGGGTCCTCGTCCTCGACGTCGAGCACCACGCGAACCTGCTGCCGTGGGTGCAGCGCTCGGGCACCGCGCAGCGCGGCACCGGGCGCGTCGCGACCGTCCTGCCCCTGGAGCCGACGGTCGCCGCGACCCTCGACGCGATCCGCGCCGAGCTCGCCCGTGGCCCGTACGCGCTGCTCACGCTGACCGGTGCCTCGAACGTCACCGGCGAGGCCCTGCCGCTGGACGAGGTCGTGGCGATCGCGCACGCCGCGGGGACGCGCGTCGCGGTCGACGGCGCCCAGCTCGTCCCGCACCGCGGGTTCTCGCTCGCCGCGACCGACGTCGACTACGTCGCGTTCTCGGGCCACAAGACGTACGCGCCCTACGGGGCCGGTGCCCTCGTGGGCCGCCGCGACTGGCTCGACACCGGCACCCCGTACCTCGCCGGCGGCGGTGCGGTGCGCGACGTGCGCACCGACCGCACCGTCTGGCAGCCGGCACCCGCCCGGCACGAGGCCGGCTCGCCCAACGTGGTCGGCGCGATCGCGCTCGCGCAGGCGTGCGACACCCTCGCCGCGCTGCCCGCCGGGGCGCTCGAGGCCCACGAGCAGGCGCTGCGGGCGCGCCTCGTCGACGGGCTCGCGGCGGTCGACGGCGTCGAGGTCGCGCGCGTGTGGCCCGACTCGGCCGACCCCGTCGGCGTCGTGACGTTCACGGTCGCCGGCCGCAACCCCGGCCTGGTCGCCGCGTACCTGGCCGCCGAGCACGGCATCGGCGTGCGCGACGGCCGGTTCTGCGCGCACCCGCTGCTCGCGCACCTCGGTGCCGAGCAGGGAGCGATCCGTGCGTCGGTGGGCGTGGGCACCACCGCCGAGCACGTCGACCGGCTGGTCGCCGCCCTCGCCGCGCTGCGGGCCCACGGCACGCAGGCGCAGTACGAGGTGGTGGACGGCTGCTGGACCGTCGTCGACGACACGCGCCCGCTCATCGAGGTCCGCGGCCTGGACCACCTCGCGGCCACCGCGGCCGCCGCCTGCGGCCCGGCCCTCGACGACTGA